A window of Acidobacteriota bacterium contains these coding sequences:
- a CDS encoding peptidylprolyl isomerase: protein MLAAQAPANFQVICHTTGGDFTLAIHRAWAPQGVDRFYELLQAHYYRGNAFYRVLPGFVAQWGLSPDPAANAYWSRRRIPDDPVRQSNTRGTITFADSGRNTRTTVVFINLKNNQRLDKSGFAPLGKVVAGMSVVDELDGSYGDGPPFGHGPDARLIAKQGAAYLTRNFARLDVIYSCQVH from the coding sequence ATGCTCGCTGCGCAGGCGCCGGCGAATTTCCAGGTCATCTGTCACACCACCGGTGGGGATTTCACGCTGGCCATTCACCGCGCCTGGGCGCCGCAGGGCGTGGACCGGTTTTATGAATTGCTCCAGGCTCATTACTACCGCGGCAATGCCTTTTACCGCGTCCTGCCCGGCTTCGTGGCGCAATGGGGTCTGAGCCCGGACCCGGCCGCCAACGCCTACTGGAGCCGGCGGCGCATTCCCGATGATCCCGTGCGCCAGAGCAATACCCGCGGCACCATTACCTTTGCCGACAGCGGCCGCAACACCCGCACCACGGTCGTGTTCATCAACCTCAAGAACAACCAGCGCCTCGACAAGTCGGGGTTTGCCCCCTTGGGCAAGGTTGTTGCCGGCATGAGCGTCGTCGACGAGCTCGACGGCAGTTACGGCGATGGCCCTCCTTTCGGACATGGACCGGATGCGCGCCTGATTGCCAAGCAGGGTGCGGCCTACCTGACCCGCAATTTTGCCCGCCTGGATGTGATCTACAGTTGTCAGGTGCATTAG